In Gammaproteobacteria bacterium (ex Lamellibrachia satsuma), a single genomic region encodes these proteins:
- a CDS encoding GAF domain-containing protein, with protein sequence MRTDKRSEATRRIKRLYFQSKTTLEKDNDADQQNVGGLYHDPFFDPLVIIPLQAYPNRNLSCATQYFQNFGEYYPKQSAESVSGQTFLSTGCYIQLEGLEVTEYSILLLEMQVSESIAQDIPISGHQKHSERSARKLVKFPLQIIIGFLITLLLSSVSLSISWYNFEKNKTITLSATQELFNRIERQTAERIQGIYSPAAMLVSITAELEQAQNTEAAQHQKLFHAFIAALRGNPYLASIYIGYADGKHYLVRTIREGKDEWSNANLPVNTAFMVQYGAQHGDDQQEISYVYYDLDLKPIGRQDGLDSNYDPRKRSWYQTAINSANLIQTAPYIFFTTRDVGITLARRLPQTSGVVAVDLRLNEISTELSSHLITPSTEVVVFDSEGTVIAYSDIKQVSRHAGEGGHESLITAHLSDLHNPVLHQLFKTLTSDSQDRRLNISTGTQEWIGTLSPLPLQSGETAYLAILSPHDELLAPLEKIRSESVQISLALLSISIFIGWWISRRISLPIHLLAQEAQEIRKLKLDTPIDVHSHINEIHTLSVTMSVMKTSIQQFIEIGKALSTEKNMDHLLEKILLEAQQVCNADSGSICLLNDDEDKLEFSIFRNDNTNEFYGGSTANKPPIQPIILSNKKTKGRVTVTESVVRSGKTLAIEDLSVLDDGSEIRQRFERKDYQCITMLALPLINQRSEIIGVLELINARHPTTDELIGFSPAVISFVEALSSSAAIALDNRCLLKEQKDLLDAVVQMLAGAIDAKSHYTSGHCQRVPILAHELAIEATLSTASPFREFTLSEEQWYELYLASWLHDCGKVTTPEHVVDKATKLETIYNRIHEIRLRFELLWRDAEISYLKALSEGENNKQVLQERFNTQTEKIREDYAFVAECNIGEESMAAEKILRLNEIATQKWRRNLDDRIGISPKELSRKVSIQEAPPTLPTNEPLLANKAEHIIPHRDKLGPFADNPYGFQMDTPKYAFNLGELYSLSIEHGTLTKEERFKINEHITQTIIMLKQLPFPKALRHVPDWAGSHHEKLDGSGYPRHRFADSISIPERIMTIADIFEALTASDRPYKKSKSVNTALKIMSQMSKENKICPHLYELFLTSGVYSRYAEEYLLPEQIDKVDNDALLH encoded by the coding sequence ATGCGTACAGATAAGCGAAGCGAAGCGACGAGACGAATAAAACGCCTCTACTTTCAATCTAAGACAACACTGGAGAAAGATAATGACGCAGATCAACAAAATGTTGGGGGTCTGTATCACGATCCGTTTTTTGACCCTCTTGTGATCATTCCACTTCAGGCTTATCCAAATAGAAATCTTTCCTGTGCCACTCAATATTTTCAGAACTTTGGCGAGTATTATCCAAAACAATCGGCAGAGAGTGTTTCTGGACAAACATTCCTCAGCACAGGCTGCTATATTCAGCTTGAAGGTTTGGAAGTAACAGAGTATTCGATCTTACTGTTGGAGATGCAAGTGTCAGAAAGTATTGCACAAGACATCCCGATTTCTGGTCATCAGAAACATTCTGAAAGATCCGCCAGAAAGCTTGTGAAATTCCCGCTCCAGATAATCATTGGGTTTCTTATTACTTTGTTACTTAGCTCTGTCAGCCTTTCAATATCCTGGTATAACTTCGAAAAAAACAAAACCATCACCCTCTCCGCCACTCAAGAACTGTTCAACCGCATTGAACGGCAGACAGCTGAACGTATTCAAGGTATCTATTCACCTGCAGCGATGTTGGTAAGTATCACTGCTGAGCTTGAACAGGCACAAAACACAGAAGCCGCACAACATCAAAAGCTGTTTCATGCATTCATTGCCGCACTGAGAGGAAATCCCTATTTGGCATCCATCTACATTGGGTATGCGGATGGGAAACACTATCTTGTAAGGACTATACGTGAGGGCAAAGATGAATGGTCTAACGCAAACCTGCCTGTTAACACTGCATTCATGGTTCAGTACGGCGCGCAACATGGAGACGACCAACAGGAGATCAGTTATGTCTATTATGATTTGGATCTCAAACCTATTGGTCGCCAGGACGGCCTTGATTCAAACTATGACCCCAGAAAACGGAGCTGGTATCAGACAGCCATTAACAGCGCAAACCTAATACAGACTGCACCGTATATCTTTTTCACTACACGTGATGTAGGCATTACACTGGCCAGGCGTCTACCGCAAACCTCCGGAGTTGTAGCCGTGGATCTCAGGCTTAATGAGATTTCGACGGAATTATCGAGCCATCTGATTACACCTTCAACAGAGGTTGTCGTATTTGATTCTGAAGGTACTGTAATCGCTTACTCAGATATTAAACAGGTAAGCCGACATGCTGGGGAGGGAGGTCATGAATCTCTAATTACTGCGCATTTGTCTGATCTTCACAATCCTGTTTTGCATCAGCTATTTAAGACACTGACTTCAGACAGCCAAGACAGGCGCTTAAACATTTCAACTGGGACACAGGAATGGATAGGAACCCTGTCACCGTTACCGTTGCAAAGTGGAGAAACTGCCTATCTTGCGATTCTCTCCCCACATGATGAACTCCTGGCTCCGCTGGAAAAGATTCGATCTGAGAGTGTACAGATATCTTTGGCGCTGCTTTCTATATCCATTTTTATTGGCTGGTGGATATCCCGGCGTATCTCTCTTCCAATTCATCTTCTTGCTCAAGAGGCACAGGAAATTCGAAAACTGAAACTGGATACTCCCATTGATGTGCATTCTCATATCAACGAGATTCATACTCTGTCTGTGACCATGTCAGTCATGAAGACTTCCATCCAACAATTTATTGAAATCGGCAAGGCGCTTTCAACTGAGAAGAATATGGATCACCTCCTGGAGAAGATTCTGCTTGAGGCTCAACAAGTTTGTAATGCGGATTCGGGGTCTATTTGTCTTTTAAATGATGATGAAGACAAACTTGAATTTTCAATTTTCAGGAATGACAACACAAATGAGTTTTATGGTGGATCAACAGCGAATAAACCTCCTATTCAGCCGATCATCCTATCCAATAAAAAGACAAAGGGCCGCGTTACAGTTACTGAAAGTGTTGTGCGTTCTGGTAAAACTCTAGCCATTGAAGATCTGTCTGTCCTTGATGACGGTAGTGAAATTCGACAACGATTCGAGAGAAAGGACTACCAGTGCATTACCATGCTGGCCCTTCCATTAATCAATCAACGCTCTGAAATCATCGGAGTCCTAGAATTGATCAATGCCCGTCATCCAACCACTGACGAGTTGATTGGCTTCAGCCCAGCGGTAATCTCTTTTGTGGAGGCCCTCTCATCAAGCGCTGCAATTGCCCTCGACAACCGGTGTCTGCTAAAAGAACAAAAAGACCTGCTTGATGCCGTCGTCCAGATGTTGGCTGGGGCCATTGATGCCAAGTCGCACTACACCAGCGGGCATTGTCAACGAGTACCAATCCTTGCGCATGAACTGGCTATTGAGGCCACCTTATCAACAGCGTCTCCATTCAGGGAATTCACCCTTTCAGAAGAACAGTGGTATGAACTCTATCTTGCAAGCTGGCTGCATGATTGTGGCAAAGTCACCACACCGGAACACGTTGTAGATAAAGCAACGAAATTGGAGACCATCTATAACCGTATCCATGAGATACGATTACGCTTTGAACTCCTTTGGCGGGATGCAGAGATTAGCTATCTCAAGGCACTTTCAGAAGGAGAAAATAATAAACAGGTACTGCAAGAGAGATTTAATACTCAGACTGAGAAAATCCGTGAAGACTATGCTTTTGTGGCTGAATGCAATATCGGGGAAGAAAGCATGGCAGCTGAAAAGATATTACGATTGAATGAAATAGCAACACAAAAATGGAGACGCAACCTGGATGATCGTATTGGCATTTCACCGAAGGAGCTGTCTCGAAAGGTGTCCATACAAGAGGCTCCACCCACACTTCCCACCAATGAACCTCTTTTGGCAAACAAAGCAGAACACATCATTCCTCACAGAGACAAGCTCGGCCCCTTTGCAGACAACCCCTATGGTTTTCAAATGGATACGCCGAAATATGCCTTTAACCTGGGTGAGCTTTACAGCCTCAGTATTGAACACGGCACGCTTACAAAAGAAGAACGTTTTAAGATCAATGAGCACATCACACAAACCATCATCATGCTAAAGCAACTTCCGTTTCCAAAAGCACTGCGGCATGTCCCTGATTGGGCTGGTAGTCATCATGAAAAGCTTGACGGAAGCGGATATCCACGCCATCGTTTCGCAGACTCCATTTCTATCCCAGAACGCATCATGACGATTGCTGATATCTTTGAAGCTCTGACAGCATCAGACAGGCCCTATAAAAAATCAAAGTCAGTCAACACAGCACTTAAAATTATGAGTCAAATGAGCAAAGAGAATAAAATATGTCCTCACTTGTATGAATTATTTCTGACATCAGGCGTCTATTCCCGCTATGCAGAAGAGTATCTATTACCTGAACAAATCGACAAGGTGGATAACGATGCATTGCTTCACTGA
- a CDS encoding class I SAM-dependent methyltransferase — translation MKDEKYSGGYSKHILSEFSKRSLDKEGCFFQDHIEQGNTVLDVGCGPGSLSLQIAERVGPNGYVHAVDIQSEQFPADHNQNIHFQQASIFDLPFEDNTFDAILAHAVLYHLSVQDLALAELKRVLKPGGLLGIRDAEFGGDVCYPSVDDLDKAWEIIEACFNVAGSDIFYGRKQASSLIKAGFDVISLSASYDVFCHSSGYNPNDYALFWQDYIQRHAFKVGYTEDEIVRAQKAVLNWGNHPDAYYGRTRCEAVARKPL, via the coding sequence TTGAAAGATGAAAAATATAGCGGTGGATATTCAAAGCATATCCTGAGCGAGTTTTCAAAAAGAAGTCTGGATAAAGAGGGTTGTTTTTTTCAAGACCATATTGAACAAGGGAACACTGTGCTTGATGTTGGGTGTGGGCCGGGTTCATTGAGTCTACAGATTGCAGAACGTGTTGGCCCTAATGGGTATGTACATGCTGTGGATATTCAGTCTGAGCAGTTTCCTGCTGATCATAACCAAAATATCCATTTCCAGCAGGCATCTATCTTTGATCTTCCCTTTGAAGATAATACTTTTGACGCTATTTTGGCGCATGCAGTTTTATACCATTTAAGTGTTCAGGACTTGGCTTTGGCAGAATTAAAGCGAGTACTGAAACCAGGTGGATTGCTTGGCATACGTGATGCAGAATTTGGTGGTGATGTCTGTTATCCGTCAGTTGACGACCTGGATAAAGCGTGGGAAATTATTGAAGCCTGCTTCAATGTGGCGGGTTCTGATATTTTCTATGGTAGAAAGCAAGCCAGCAGCTTGATTAAAGCAGGTTTCGATGTGATCTCCTTGTCTGCCAGTTATGATGTATTTTGCCATTCATCAGGTTATAACCCGAACGACTATGCGTTGTTTTGGCAGGATTACATTCAAAGGCATGCCTTTAAGGTGGGTTATACAGAAGATGAAATAGTACGAGCTCAGAAGGCAGTGCTAAACTGGGGTAATCATCCTGATGCCTATTATGGCCGTACGCGTTGTGAGGCGGTTGCGCGTAAGCCCCTATGA
- a CDS encoding hydrogen peroxide-inducible genes activator, giving the protein MTLNELRYIVAVARERHFGRAAEGCFVSQPTLSVAVKKLEADLGVSLFERGQGEVTLTPAGERIVVQAQRVLEEAGFIRTLAMQGKDQLVDPLRVGAIYTIGPYLFPHLIPELTRRVSRMPLVIRENFTVVLSEQLKQGELDVVIISLPYDEPGIQTRPLYDEPFSVLLPVAHRLTELDAISTADLSEESVLLLGDGHCFRDQVLRVCPGCLQPSSSEGSLQRNLEGGSLETIRYMVAGGIGITVLPDTAINPNPSSDELVTTRPFKGDPPHRRVALAWRKSFPRPEAVDLLWEMIRACPIQGVSLVD; this is encoded by the coding sequence ATGACCCTGAATGAACTCCGATACATCGTAGCTGTTGCGCGTGAGCGTCACTTTGGGCGTGCTGCGGAAGGCTGTTTTGTCAGCCAACCGACCTTGAGCGTGGCAGTGAAAAAGCTGGAGGCGGATCTGGGCGTCAGTCTGTTCGAACGTGGTCAGGGTGAAGTTACCCTGACACCGGCGGGAGAACGTATCGTTGTTCAGGCTCAGAGGGTGCTGGAGGAGGCAGGTTTCATCAGAACTCTGGCAATGCAGGGTAAAGATCAACTGGTGGATCCCTTGCGGGTCGGTGCCATCTACACTATTGGTCCCTACCTTTTTCCCCATCTGATTCCGGAACTGACCCGTCGGGTCTCCAGGATGCCGCTGGTCATTCGGGAAAACTTCACCGTAGTGTTGTCAGAGCAGCTGAAGCAGGGTGAATTGGATGTGGTTATCATCTCACTACCCTATGATGAGCCGGGCATCCAGACCCGGCCACTCTATGATGAGCCCTTCTCCGTGCTACTGCCCGTAGCGCATCGGCTGACTGAGTTGGATGCCATCTCCACCGCCGATCTCAGCGAGGAGAGTGTGCTCTTGTTGGGTGACGGGCACTGCTTCCGCGATCAGGTGCTACGGGTCTGTCCGGGCTGTCTGCAGCCCAGTTCCAGTGAAGGCAGCCTGCAACGCAATCTGGAAGGGGGTTCTTTGGAGACCATCCGCTACATGGTCGCTGGTGGTATCGGGATAACCGTGTTGCCTGATACAGCAATCAACCCAAATCCTTCGTCGGATGAACTGGTCACCACCCGCCCCTTCAAGGGAGATCCCCCGCATCGCCGGGTAGCTCTTGCCTGGCGCAAGAGTTTTCCCCGACCGGAAGCCGTCGATCTGCTTTGGGAGATGATACGGGCCTGCCCGATTCAAGGTGTTTCCCTGGTCGATTAG
- the lnt gene encoding apolipoprotein N-acyltransferase produces MDSMKKNNIGQDILALLAGVALVFAFAPFHLPWLALVSFAALFLIWSRSTPRRAAWRGFLFGLAFYSVGLHWLFSTLGGVDESFLPILTVVMAGVVLVNICLPGICGYIHVSLSRQRSPLISVLMFASVWTLGEWVRTWWMSGFPHYMAGYGFIDTPLAGFAPYLGVLGLTFIVLLAGGLLALVLIGPGKKMRLSASAALLSLFLTGTVLGHLEWTQPVSQTLEVRLIHGNQDEERKFRRYKVIDTIERYLAMSRVEPRPDLVLWHESSVAYDLKGVYRFLDEQVDSLREAGTELLLGSYIEGDGKSYNALFVGAEPKLRYLKRHLIPFGEFTPDILLLRDMGDMLNVEMDSLTSGPPEQGLLEVKGVPLASSICFENHFGNELRHDWKDAQLLVHVSDVSWFEETWLPEQALQIARMRGLESGKPMLHATNKGISAIIGPHGGLVETRSGGENWFDGSIQPRRGQTPYTAWGEWPLLLLTITPLLLALAAKIRIIRITSFSTHKTSMPIASMVE; encoded by the coding sequence ATGGACAGTATGAAAAAGAACAATATCGGACAGGATATTTTGGCCCTGCTTGCCGGCGTGGCTCTGGTTTTTGCCTTTGCCCCCTTTCATCTGCCGTGGCTGGCGCTGGTCTCCTTTGCTGCTCTGTTTCTGATCTGGAGCCGTTCAACTCCCCGACGTGCCGCATGGCGCGGTTTTCTCTTCGGTTTGGCCTTCTACAGTGTGGGGCTTCATTGGCTCTTCAGCACTCTGGGTGGGGTTGACGAGAGCTTTCTGCCGATACTCACTGTTGTCATGGCTGGTGTGGTCCTGGTGAATATCTGTCTTCCCGGTATTTGCGGTTACATCCATGTCAGCTTGAGCCGACAAAGGTCCCCTTTGATTTCTGTTCTGATGTTTGCCTCGGTCTGGACACTTGGCGAGTGGGTCAGAACCTGGTGGATGAGCGGTTTTCCCCACTACATGGCGGGTTACGGCTTTATCGACACTCCGCTGGCAGGGTTTGCCCCATATCTTGGCGTTCTGGGTCTAACTTTTATTGTTTTACTGGCGGGTGGTTTGCTGGCGTTGGTGTTGATCGGTCCAGGGAAAAAGATGAGGCTGTCGGCATCAGCCGCACTACTGTCGCTGTTCCTGACAGGAACAGTTTTAGGTCATCTGGAATGGACTCAGCCAGTCTCCCAGACGCTTGAAGTGCGCCTGATACATGGAAATCAGGATGAAGAACGGAAGTTTCGGCGCTACAAGGTGATCGATACCATCGAACGCTATCTGGCGATGAGCCGGGTGGAACCTCGTCCGGACCTTGTATTGTGGCATGAGTCCTCAGTGGCCTACGACCTGAAGGGCGTCTACCGTTTTCTGGATGAGCAGGTGGACAGCTTGCGTGAAGCGGGAACTGAGCTGTTGCTGGGCAGCTATATCGAAGGTGACGGAAAATCCTATAACGCCCTGTTTGTCGGCGCGGAACCAAAACTTCGCTATTTAAAACGTCACCTGATCCCCTTTGGTGAATTTACCCCAGACATCTTGCTTTTGCGCGATATGGGAGACATGCTCAATGTCGAGATGGACTCTCTGACAAGTGGGCCGCCGGAGCAGGGACTACTGGAGGTAAAAGGCGTGCCACTGGCCAGTTCCATCTGTTTTGAAAATCACTTCGGCAACGAATTACGGCACGACTGGAAAGATGCGCAACTACTTGTGCATGTGAGCGATGTGAGTTGGTTCGAAGAGACGTGGTTACCGGAGCAGGCCCTGCAGATAGCCAGAATGCGGGGGCTTGAGAGTGGCAAGCCTATGCTGCATGCCACCAACAAGGGGATTAGCGCCATTATCGGTCCTCACGGCGGACTTGTTGAGACCCGAAGCGGTGGAGAGAACTGGTTCGACGGCAGCATCCAGCCCAGGCGTGGTCAGACCCCTTATACGGCCTGGGGTGAGTGGCCTCTACTGCTATTGACGATCACGCCCCTGTTGCTCGCACTGGCGGCAAAGATACGGATTATTCGAATTACATCATTTTCAACGCATAAAACTTCGATGCCTATTGCGTCGATGGTTGAATGA
- a CDS encoding sulfurtransferase TusA family protein encodes MATQNFDRELNVSGLDCPLPIIRTKAAFARMDSGQVLQITATNPEYTREIQVLTAHGLYELIDESITEQRLIYLVRKK; translated from the coding sequence ATGGCTACGCAAAACTTCGACCGGGAATTGAATGTCAGTGGCTTGGACTGCCCGCTTCCCATCATTCGCACCAAGGCAGCATTTGCCAGAATGGATTCAGGTCAGGTACTCCAAATTACGGCAACCAATCCTGAGTATACTCGCGAGATCCAGGTATTGACCGCACATGGCCTTTATGAATTGATCGACGAATCCATCACCGAGCAGCGGCTGATCTATCTGGTGCGTAAGAAGTAA
- a CDS encoding acylphosphatase, translating to MGKAVQTAHPVCVRCLVAGRVQGVFFRASTRYEAQRRGITGYAKNLHDGRVEVIACGDPEAVNELRDWLRQGPANADVSGVACENLHLQEYSHFSIA from the coding sequence ATGGGTAAAGCGGTGCAAACAGCACACCCGGTCTGTGTTCGCTGTCTTGTGGCGGGTCGGGTGCAGGGGGTCTTCTTTCGGGCCAGCACCCGTTACGAGGCGCAGAGACGGGGCATCACCGGATATGCCAAAAATCTGCATGACGGCCGAGTCGAAGTGATTGCCTGCGGTGATCCAGAGGCAGTCAATGAACTACGCGACTGGTTGCGTCAGGGGCCAGCCAATGCCGATGTCTCAGGTGTCGCCTGTGAAAACCTGCATCTCCAGGAGTATTCCCACTTCTCTATTGCCTGA
- a CDS encoding toll/interleukin-1 receptor domain-containing protein, with protein MSKIFVSYRQQGTLMRAGRVAETLISHFGAGNIFQDQATLHGGSDWQKAIDEALKGCSVLVAVIGPH; from the coding sequence ATGAGCAAAATCTTTGTGAGCTATAGACAGCAAGGCACGCTGATGCGTGCTGGGAGGGTTGCTGAGACGCTCATTTCGCATTTTGGTGCCGGCAATATTTTTCAGGATCAAGCAACCTTGCATGGTGGTTCAGACTGGCAGAAAGCTATTGATGAGGCGCTAAAGGGCTGCTCCGTTTTAGTTGCAGTGATTGGCCCGCACTAG
- the sfsA gene encoding DNA/RNA nuclease SfsA, translating into MLLPLLTNGHILKRYKRFLADVELADGSVVTAHCPNTGSMRGCWEPGALVQISHSDNPRRKLAWTLERVDMGAGWIGVHTGRTNPVVSEALREERIPGLKGYRNVRAEVIFEASGFPRSRFDMFLSDGPGADVWVEVKNVTLWEGGESLSFPDAVTARGLKHLELLAEACRQGYRGVMIYALNRPEGACFRPADEIDPVYGKTLRKVVEAGVEVVAVRILHLPQAMKVGDPVAVDLS; encoded by the coding sequence ATGTTGCTTCCACTACTCACCAACGGACATATACTGAAACGCTACAAACGCTTTCTGGCGGACGTCGAACTGGCCGATGGTTCCGTCGTAACCGCCCATTGCCCAAATACTGGCAGCATGCGTGGATGCTGGGAACCAGGAGCGCTGGTACAGATCAGTCACAGCGACAATCCGCGCCGTAAGCTTGCCTGGACGCTGGAACGGGTGGATATGGGCGCAGGCTGGATCGGCGTTCATACCGGCCGTACGAATCCAGTGGTCAGCGAGGCGTTGCGTGAAGAGCGGATCCCAGGTCTGAAAGGGTACCGGAATGTGCGGGCAGAAGTGATCTTCGAGGCATCGGGTTTTCCCCGTTCCCGCTTCGATATGTTCCTGAGTGATGGCCCGGGGGCGGATGTCTGGGTCGAGGTCAAAAATGTCACGCTCTGGGAGGGGGGTGAGTCGCTCAGTTTTCCTGATGCGGTCACTGCGCGGGGTCTGAAGCATCTTGAGCTACTCGCGGAGGCTTGTCGCCAGGGTTATCGTGGCGTGATGATCTATGCGCTCAATCGGCCGGAGGGGGCGTGTTTCCGCCCAGCCGATGAGATCGATCCCGTATATGGAAAAACGCTGCGCAAGGTGGTGGAGGCTGGCGTTGAAGTGGTGGCTGTGCGTATTCTGCACCTGCCGCAGGCGATGAAGGTGGGTGATCCGGTGGCGGTGGATTTGAGCTGA
- the cpdA gene encoding 3',5'-cyclic-AMP phosphodiesterase, with translation MSADTNTFQNLPEGSLKVLQLTDCHLYADTSRCLLGMNTQETLNLVSAMALEQLGTPDMILATGDLVHDASETGYRRLRKQFAGFGAPTFCLPGNHDIPEIMDRLLNQDGVSTIPSTQQGNWSLIFLDSTIPKEPGGHLDESQLELLKDELQKHPDKHTLVCMHHHPIPVDSAWMDSMALNNPEPLFELLAKHKQVKGILCGHIHQEFERNYHNLLLLGSPSTCIQFISGQDKFGLADNPPGYRWLALLPDGEIRSGVELLPEMPEGLEFNSSGY, from the coding sequence ATGTCCGCAGACACCAACACATTCCAAAACCTGCCTGAAGGCAGCCTGAAAGTACTTCAGCTGACGGACTGTCATCTCTATGCTGACACCTCGCGTTGTCTGCTCGGTATGAATACACAGGAGACACTCAACCTGGTCTCGGCAATGGCACTGGAGCAGCTGGGGACTCCCGACATGATCCTTGCCACCGGCGATCTGGTCCATGACGCTTCTGAAACCGGCTACCGTCGGCTCAGGAAGCAGTTTGCCGGATTCGGTGCTCCAACCTTCTGTCTGCCTGGGAACCACGACATTCCCGAAATTATGGACCGCTTGTTGAATCAGGACGGCGTATCCACCATTCCCAGCACACAGCAGGGAAACTGGTCACTGATCTTTCTGGACTCCACCATTCCCAAGGAGCCCGGTGGCCATCTCGATGAAAGCCAGCTGGAACTGCTCAAGGATGAACTGCAAAAACACCCGGACAAGCATACGCTGGTCTGCATGCATCACCATCCGATTCCGGTGGACAGCGCATGGATGGATAGCATGGCCCTGAATAATCCTGAACCGCTCTTCGAACTGCTGGCAAAACACAAACAGGTGAAAGGCATCCTATGCGGCCATATCCACCAGGAATTTGAGCGCAACTACCACAACCTGTTGTTGCTTGGTTCACCCTCTACCTGTATCCAGTTCATTTCAGGCCAGGACAAATTTGGCCTTGCCGACAACCCGCCGGGTTATCGTTGGCTTGCCCTGCTACCGGATGGTGAAATCCGTAGCGGCGTGGAACTACTGCCGGAAATGCCTGAGGGCCTGGAGTTCAATTCCAGCGGCTATTGA